From the genome of Pseudomonas migulae:
GGGAATGGGCGCGCCTGGCGGGTTTCGCCGCTCAACCGATTCGCGTCGCCTACGCAGCGGTCGTCGCGTTGATGTTGTTTGTCATGTACATCCTGCCGGGTCTCTCGCCTTGGGTGTTAGGCGCCTCGGTGCTTTGGTGGGGCGTGGCGACGTATCTGGTTCTGACTTATCCGCGCTCCAGCGAGCTTTGGTCCAGTGCTGCTTGCAAGCTGGTGATCGGGCTGCTGATCCTGTTGCCGGCCTGGCAAGGCCTGGTGCAGATCAAGCAGGAGCCGTTGGGCAACTGGTTGATCATGGCGGTGATGGTGCTGGTCTGGGGTGCCGATATCGGCGCCTACTTTTCCGGTCGGGCTTTCGGCAAGCGCAAACTGGCGCCGCTGGTCAGTCCCGGCAAGAGCTGGGAAGGCGTGTATGGCGGCCTGGCGCTGAGCCTGGTCATCACCGTGATTGTCGGCCTGGTTCGCGACTGGACGGTTGCCCAGCTTTTCAAAGGCTTGATCGGTGCGGCAATTATCGTGTTCGTCTCGGTGGTGGGTGACCTCACCGAAAGCATGTTCAAGCGCCAGTCGGGGATCAAGGACAGCAGTAATCTGCTGCCCGGTCACGGTGGTGTGCTGGATCGCATCGACAGTCTGACGGCTGCGATCCCTGTATTCGCTGTGCTGTTGTGGATGGCGGCACCGTGAGCCGCCCACAGCAGATTACCGTTCTGGGTGCGACCGGTTCGATCGGTCTGAGCACACTCGACGTCATTGCCCGTCATCCCGAGCGTTATCAGGTTTTTGCCTTGAGCGGCTTCACGCGTCTGAGCGAGTTGCACGCGCTTTGCGTCCGGCATGTGCCACGGTTCGCCGTCGTGCCAGAGCAGAACGCCGCCCGGGTCTTGCAGGACGATTTGCGTGCAGCCGGTCTGTCGACTCGCGTGCTGGTGGGGGAGGAGGGCCTGTGTCAGGTCGCGTCCGACCCTGACGTCGATACGGTCATGGCGGCTATCGTCGGTGCGGCGGGCTTGCGTCCGACCCTGGCGGCCGTTGAAGCCGGGAAGAAAATTCTCCTGGCCAATAAAGAAGCGCTGGTGATGTCCGGCGCGCTGTTCATGCAGGCCGTACGCCAAAGCGGTTCGGTGCTGCTGCCGATCGACAGCGAGCACAACGCGATTTTCCAGTGCATGCCACAGGATTTTTCCCGTGGGCTCGGGGCGGTGGGGGTTCGTCGGATCTTGCTGACAGCCTCTGGCGGTCCGTTCCGACAGACGCCTTTGGCTGAGCTGGCCGATGTTTCGCCTGAGCAGGCCTGTGCGCACCCGACCTGGTCCATGGGGCGCAAGATTTCCGTGGATTCGGCGAGCATGATGAACAAGGGGCTCGAGCTGATCGAGGCCTGCTGGCTGTTCGACGCCAAGCCGTCCCAGGTGGAAGTGGTGATTCACCCGCAGAGTGTGATTCATTCGCTGGTCGACTACGTCGACGGGTCGGTATTGGCTCAGCTGGGCAATCCCGACATGCGCACACCGATCGCCAACGCCCTGGCCTGGCCGGAGCGTATCGATTCGGGGGTCGCCCCCCTGGATCTGTTCGCCATCGCACGCCTGGACTTCCAGGCGCCCGATGAAGAGCGTTTTCCTTGTCTGCGACTGGCGCGTCAGGCTGCCGAGGCGAGCAATAGCGCGCCCGCCATGCTCAATGCGGCGAATGAAGTGGCCGTCGCGGCCTTTCTCGACGGGCGGGTTCGCTATCTGGAAATCGCGAGTATCATCGAAGAGGTCTTGAATCTCGAGCCTGTGGTTGCGGTGAATGATCTCGAGGCGGTGTTCACGGCTGACGCGAAAGCGCGAGTCCTGGTCGAACAATGGTTGAGTCGTCACGGGCGGTAAGTGCTGCAACACGTTGGCCCATGCAGCACTGGATAGGATTGCGGAGAAAGTAGATGAGCGCGCTCTATATGATTGTCGGCACCCTGGTAGCCCTGGGCGTGCTGGTCACCTTCCACGAATTCGGCCATTTCTGGGTCGCGCGTCGCTGTGGGGTCAAAGTGCTGCGCTTCTCCGTGGGCTTCGGCATGCCATTGCTGCGCTGGCACGACAAGAAAGGCACTGAGTTCGTTGTCGCCGCGATCCCGCTGGGCGGCTACGTGAAGATGCTCGACGAGCGCGAAGGCGAAGTGCCGGCCGATCAGCTCGATCAGTCCTTCAATCGCAAATCCGTCCGTCAGCGCATCGCAATTGTGTCGGCGGGACCGATTGCCAACTTTTTATTGGCGATGATTTTCTTCTGGGTGCTCGCCATGCTCGGCAGCGAGCAGGTTCGGCCTGTCATCGGTGCCGTTGAGTCCGGCAGTATGGCCGCCAAGGCCGGTTTGAGCCCTGGTCAGGAAATTGTCGCCATCGATGGTGAGCCGACGTCGGGCTGGGGTGCAGTGAATCTGCAGCTGGTTCGTCGCCTTGGCGAGAGCGGTTCGCTTCAGGTGCAGGTCCGCGAGCAGGGTTCCACGGCGGATTCGCCTCGTGAGCTGGTCCTCGATAAATGGCTCAAGGGCGCCGACGAGCCGGATCCGATTCGTTCGCTGGGTATTCGCCCTTGGCGTCCGGCACTGCCGCCGATTCTGGCCGAGCTCGACCCGAAAGGTCCGGCGCAGGCGGCTGGCCTGAAAACCGGTGACCGGTTGCTGGCACTTGATGGCAAGGCGCTGGATGACTGGCAGCAAGTGGTCGACACCGTCCGTACGCAACCGGATACCAAAATCATGCTGCGCGTCGAGCGTGATGGTGCTCAAATCGACATCCCTGTGACGCTGGCCGCTCGTGGCGAGAAGAAGGCACCCAGCGGTTATCTGGGGGCTGGGGTGAAAGCGATCGACTGGCCACCGGAGATGATTCGCGAGGTCAGCTACGGTCCTTTGGCCGCGATTGGCGAGGGGGCTCGACGCACCTGGACCATGAGCATACTGACCCTCGATTCACTCAAGAAAATGTTGTTCGGCGAGCTCTCGGTAAAAAACTTGAGTGGACCGATAACCATTGCTAAAGTGGCGGGCGCTTCTGCCCAGTCGGGCGTCGCTGATTTCCTGAATTTCCTTGCTTATCTGAGTATTAGCCTGGGAGTTCTGAATTTGTTGCCCATTCCTGTACTGGATGGGGGGCATTTGTTGTTTTATCTGATCGAGTGGGCGCGTGGTCGTCCCTTGTCGGATCGGGTGCAGGGTTGGGGGATACAGATCGGCATCAGTTTGGTGGTCGGGGTGATGTTGCTTGCTCTGGTCAATGATTTGGGTCGTCTGTAACACTTCGCTGATATTGCGAATCTGCCGCATTTTGCGGCAGTTTGTTTATTGCCAGTTGGAATAAGAAAGGACTTCATGAAACGTCTGCTGCTAACTGCGGTTCTCACCGTATTGATGATCGCCGAAGTTCACGCCGAGTCCTTCACTATCTCTGATATTCGCGTCAATGGCCTCCAGCGGGTCTCCGCGGGTAGCGTCTTTGGTGCCTTGCCGTTGAACGTCGGTGAACAGGCGGATGATCGTCGCCTGGTGGAATCCACTCGTGCGCTGTTCAAAACCGGGTTCTTTCAAGATATCCAGCTGGGCCGCGATGGCAACGTCCTGGTCATCACGGTAGTCGAGCGTCCGTCGGTCGCCAGTATCGAGATCGAGGGTAACAAGGCGATCTCCACTGAAGACCTGATGAAAGGCCTCAAACAATCCGGTCTGGCCGAAGGCGAGATCTTCCAGCGTGCCACCCTCGAAGGTGTGCGTAACGAACTGCAGCGCCAATACGTCGCTCAGGGTCGCTACTCCGCTACCGTCGACACCGAAGTG
Proteins encoded in this window:
- a CDS encoding phosphatidate cytidylyltransferase; the encoded protein is MLKQRIITALILLPIALCGFFLLEGSGFALFIGFVVTLGAWEWARLAGFAAQPIRVAYAAVVALMLFVMYILPGLSPWVLGASVLWWGVATYLVLTYPRSSELWSSAACKLVIGLLILLPAWQGLVQIKQEPLGNWLIMAVMVLVWGADIGAYFSGRAFGKRKLAPLVSPGKSWEGVYGGLALSLVITVIVGLVRDWTVAQLFKGLIGAAIIVFVSVVGDLTESMFKRQSGIKDSSNLLPGHGGVLDRIDSLTAAIPVFAVLLWMAAP
- the rseP gene encoding sigma E protease regulator RseP, translating into MSALYMIVGTLVALGVLVTFHEFGHFWVARRCGVKVLRFSVGFGMPLLRWHDKKGTEFVVAAIPLGGYVKMLDEREGEVPADQLDQSFNRKSVRQRIAIVSAGPIANFLLAMIFFWVLAMLGSEQVRPVIGAVESGSMAAKAGLSPGQEIVAIDGEPTSGWGAVNLQLVRRLGESGSLQVQVREQGSTADSPRELVLDKWLKGADEPDPIRSLGIRPWRPALPPILAELDPKGPAQAAGLKTGDRLLALDGKALDDWQQVVDTVRTQPDTKIMLRVERDGAQIDIPVTLAARGEKKAPSGYLGAGVKAIDWPPEMIREVSYGPLAAIGEGARRTWTMSILTLDSLKKMLFGELSVKNLSGPITIAKVAGASAQSGVADFLNFLAYLSISLGVLNLLPIPVLDGGHLLFYLIEWARGRPLSDRVQGWGIQIGISLVVGVMLLALVNDLGRL
- the ispC gene encoding 1-deoxy-D-xylulose-5-phosphate reductoisomerase codes for the protein MSRPQQITVLGATGSIGLSTLDVIARHPERYQVFALSGFTRLSELHALCVRHVPRFAVVPEQNAARVLQDDLRAAGLSTRVLVGEEGLCQVASDPDVDTVMAAIVGAAGLRPTLAAVEAGKKILLANKEALVMSGALFMQAVRQSGSVLLPIDSEHNAIFQCMPQDFSRGLGAVGVRRILLTASGGPFRQTPLAELADVSPEQACAHPTWSMGRKISVDSASMMNKGLELIEACWLFDAKPSQVEVVIHPQSVIHSLVDYVDGSVLAQLGNPDMRTPIANALAWPERIDSGVAPLDLFAIARLDFQAPDEERFPCLRLARQAAEASNSAPAMLNAANEVAVAAFLDGRVRYLEIASIIEEVLNLEPVVAVNDLEAVFTADAKARVLVEQWLSRHGR